A section of the Aminiphilus circumscriptus DSM 16581 genome encodes:
- a CDS encoding amino acid ABC transporter permease gives MYTTNWSVIPQNLPLFLEGVRLTLTISALSLVLSLPIGIFAGLCRVSRNRVIAFFSACYVEFFRGVPLLVLLIWIFFVLGRFLRLGAYWSAIVGLAIFSGAFVAEVVRAGIQAVPKGQMEAARASGMTYIQAMKLVILPQAIRKVLPPLASQFIILIKDSSLVSVISVVDLTLIGKNLVATTFRSLEVWSFIALLYFVMTFGLSKIIALLERKFRAEWQ, from the coding sequence TTGTACACTACAAACTGGAGCGTTATTCCCCAAAATCTGCCCCTTTTTCTGGAAGGAGTGCGCCTCACCCTCACCATCTCGGCCCTGTCGCTCGTCCTGAGCCTTCCCATCGGAATCTTCGCCGGACTGTGCCGGGTGTCCCGCAACAGGGTCATTGCCTTTTTCTCCGCCTGCTACGTGGAGTTTTTCCGCGGCGTTCCCCTGCTGGTGCTCCTCATCTGGATCTTCTTCGTTTTGGGGCGCTTTTTGCGTCTTGGCGCCTATTGGTCCGCCATCGTGGGACTGGCGATCTTTTCCGGCGCATTCGTGGCCGAAGTGGTCCGGGCGGGCATTCAGGCCGTTCCCAAGGGACAGATGGAGGCAGCCCGGGCCTCTGGCATGACTTACATTCAGGCCATGAAACTGGTTATCCTTCCCCAGGCGATCCGAAAAGTCCTGCCACCCCTGGCATCTCAGTTCATCATCCTCATCAAGGATTCCTCCCTCGTGTCGGTGATCTCCGTGGTGGATCTCACCCTCATCGGGAAAAATCTGGTGGCCACCACCTTCCGCTCTCTCGAGGTGTGGAGCTTCATCGCTCTGCTCTATTTCGTCATGACCTTCGGGCTTTCCAAGATCATCGCCCTTTTGGAGCGAAAATTCCGGGCGGAATGGCAATGA
- a CDS encoding transporter substrate-binding domain-containing protein, producing the protein MKKFALLCLVLFLAVILAASVAFAADTPSTLDKILAAKKIVIGTAPGYLPFEMKDKKGNFIGYDIDLGKAVAKALNVEVEFKQFEFSGLIPALQTGEIDILIAGMTIRGDRALAVSFPNPYYSTGQVLMVPAKDTETTIWSDLDKKGKKIAVSQGTTGALLAKQIYKEATVLDFPTFPEASAALVQGEADGIVYDEPGIRMYEIMHKEGVRGIYDLISSENLGMAVRLNDFAFIQWLNSFLFHYLGSPQELESREKWFNSTEWMQEMAQ; encoded by the coding sequence ATGAAGAAATTCGCGCTGCTCTGCCTCGTCCTGTTCCTGGCGGTGATCCTCGCCGCATCCGTCGCGTTCGCCGCGGACACTCCGTCCACGCTGGACAAGATCCTTGCGGCAAAGAAAATCGTCATCGGCACCGCGCCGGGATACCTTCCCTTCGAGATGAAGGACAAGAAGGGGAACTTCATCGGCTACGACATCGATCTGGGCAAAGCTGTGGCAAAAGCGCTGAACGTGGAGGTGGAATTCAAGCAGTTCGAGTTCTCCGGGCTTATTCCCGCGCTCCAGACGGGCGAGATCGACATTCTCATCGCCGGAATGACCATCCGGGGCGACCGCGCCCTTGCCGTGAGCTTCCCCAACCCCTATTACTCCACGGGACAGGTGCTCATGGTTCCCGCAAAGGACACGGAAACAACGATCTGGAGCGACCTGGACAAGAAGGGCAAAAAGATCGCCGTCTCCCAGGGAACCACGGGAGCGCTTCTGGCAAAACAAATCTACAAGGAAGCCACGGTGCTCGATTTCCCCACCTTTCCCGAGGCATCGGCAGCCCTGGTCCAGGGAGAGGCGGATGGCATCGTCTACGACGAACCGGGAATCCGCATGTACGAGATCATGCACAAGGAAGGCGTGCGCGGCATCTACGACCTAATCAGCAGCGAGAATCTCGGCATGGCGGTCCGCCTGAACGATTTCGCCTTCATTCAGTGGCTGAACTCCTTCCTCTTCCACTATCTGGGAAGTCCCCAGGAACTGGAATCCCGGGAAAAATGGTTCAATTCCACCGAATGGATGCAGGAGATGGCTCAGTAG